A genomic window from Heterodontus francisci isolate sHetFra1 chromosome 36, sHetFra1.hap1, whole genome shotgun sequence includes:
- the oaz1a gene encoding LOW QUALITY PROTEIN: ornithine decarboxylase antizyme 1a (The sequence of the model RefSeq protein was modified relative to this genomic sequence to represent the inferred CDS: deleted 1 base in 1 codon), whose protein sequence is MVKISLQRILNSHCFAREKEGNKMPSMTFSSNTSAERWGEITHMFFSSRLSSNCCRNPGPGPLWCSDVPHPPLKIPGGRGNGQRDHNLAAKLLYSDNRLSVTEDLSANSRTKILHFQSKLTDARIGHWRAVLNNNSLYIELPGGILPEGSKESFTILLEFAEEHLQAEHVFICFHKNRDDRASLLRTFSFLGFEIVRPGHPLVPKRPDAFFMVYTFERDSSEE, encoded by the exons ATGGTCAAGATCTCCCTCCAGCGCATTTTGAATAGTCATTGTTTTGCTAGAGAGAAAGAAGGAAACAAAATGCCATCCATGACGTTTAGTAGTAATACTAGTGCCGAAAG ATGGGGTGAAATCACACACATGTTTTTCAGTTCCAGGCTGTCCTCCAATTGCTGTCGTAACCCTGGTCCGGGGCCTCTGTGGTGTTCC GATGTCCCTCACCCACCCTTGAAGATCCCAGGTGGGCGAGGGAATGGTCAAAGGGATCACAATCTTGCAGCTAAGTTACTGTATTCA GATAATCGGCTGAGTGTAACAGAAGATTTGAGTGCAAACAGCAGGACTAAAATTCTCCACTTCCAGTCCAAGCTTACTGATGCAAGAATTGGTCACTGGAGAGCAGTACTGAACAATAACAGTCTGTACATTGAACTCCCAGGTGGGATCTTGCCTGAGGGAAGCAAAGAAAG TTTTACCATCCTGCTTGAATTTGCGGAAGAACATCTTCAAGCGGAACACGTCTTCATTTGCTTCCACAAGAACAGGGATGATCGAG CTTCACTGCTTCGCACATTTAGCTTTCTTGGCTTTGAGATTGTGAGACCTGGACATCCCCTCGTCCCAAAAAGACCAGACGCTTTCTTCATGGTGTATACATTTGAAAGAGACTCATCTGAAGAATAA